In SAR202 cluster bacterium, one DNA window encodes the following:
- a CDS encoding NAD(P)-dependent oxidoreductase, translating to MAKKRKVLVTGAAGYIAAQLLPEFRRRYDLVLLDARASDRGGKRVPGVMVVDLIDPDFNKYRHYFKGIDTIIHLGWKHSQGASGALARPRSVDDFYPEHENVHMAYNIYRVAMEEHVQRVVVASSNHAADWYEHELIHHKKLDAVDPYMLPLSDNFYGWAKATYEHMGFMFATGIFGRKLENVQVRIGAPREIRLKDYTKGDSLNYKRDLGAYISPRDLRQLFIKAVETESIENEYGVPWLVVYGISDNARAFWSLTSARDALGYEPQDDSEVKFQDEIQGFLYGRRGKAGPGRVGQ from the coding sequence ATGGCTAAAAAGCGAAAAGTGCTGGTAACGGGCGCGGCGGGGTACATAGCAGCCCAACTGCTGCCCGAATTCCGCCGCCGCTACGACCTGGTCCTCCTGGATGCCCGCGCCTCCGACCGGGGCGGCAAGCGCGTTCCTGGAGTCATGGTGGTTGACCTCATAGACCCCGATTTTAACAAGTACAGGCACTACTTCAAAGGTATCGATACCATCATCCATCTGGGATGGAAGCATTCGCAGGGGGCCAGCGGCGCCTTGGCCCGCCCTAGGAGCGTGGACGACTTCTACCCCGAACACGAAAACGTCCACATGGCCTATAACATCTACCGCGTCGCTATGGAAGAGCATGTGCAACGTGTGGTGGTCGCCAGTTCCAACCACGCCGCCGACTGGTACGAGCATGAGCTTATCCATCACAAAAAATTAGACGCCGTTGACCCCTACATGTTGCCCCTCTCCGACAACTTCTATGGCTGGGCCAAGGCCACTTACGAGCACATGGGTTTCATGTTTGCCACGGGCATATTCGGGCGCAAGCTGGAGAACGTACAGGTGAGAATCGGCGCGCCGCGCGAGATCAGGCTAAAGGACTACACCAAGGGCGATTCGCTGAACTACAAACGCGACCTGGGCGCCTACATCAGCCCTCGCGACCTGCGGCAGTTGTTTATCAAGGCCGTCGAGACCGAGAGTATCGAGAACGAATACGGCGTGCCCTGGCTGGTAGTCTACGGCATCAGCGACAACGCCCGCGCCTTCTGGTCCCTGACCTCGGCCCGGGACGCCCTGGGCTACGAACCCCAGGACGACTCGGAGGTCAAGTTCCAGGATGAGATTCAGGGTTTCTTATACGGGCGGCGGGGGAAAGCGGGGCCGGGAAGGGTGGGCCAGTGA
- a CDS encoding amidohydrolase family protein, producing the protein MDSFVLQVGKLIDGLGGPVKRNMAVVVEKGVVKQVATQARLASNGGPVLDYPKATLLPGLIDCHTHTNMPGNGRTGEQVIGDGDDLRLLRSARNAAIALRSGVTTLCDNGAWNGTGFALKQGVTSGEVEGSRVLACGRPVTITGGHLWYMGGEADGVGVQHTVRGLVKEGADFIKVAATGGSTVTSNPYQPAFSVRELSYIAYEGHRHGKRVGAHCRCVMGMSRVLEAGHDIIYHAFFDGPDKQPAFDAKVARCIAQQGVWVNPTLHISRSGIWALEKKEKAGALTREEKAMLEQRRNNHQTRIDHCRRMLDAGVKMIAGSDCGWGHYPFGQFAYELECMTLGGMTPLQAITSATSDAAKALCIDATVGSVAAGKSADLLVVDGDPSSNILDLMKVKAVFKGGVKVSG; encoded by the coding sequence ATGGACAGCTTTGTCCTACAGGTCGGCAAGCTCATCGACGGGCTGGGCGGCCCTGTCAAACGAAACATGGCCGTGGTGGTGGAAAAAGGTGTCGTTAAACAAGTGGCGACGCAGGCCCGCCTCGCCTCCAACGGCGGCCCGGTCCTCGATTACCCCAAGGCCACCCTCCTCCCCGGCCTCATCGACTGCCACACCCACACCAACATGCCGGGTAACGGACGCACCGGCGAGCAGGTCATCGGCGACGGCGACGACCTCCGCCTGCTCCGCTCCGCCCGCAACGCCGCCATCGCCCTCCGCTCCGGCGTCACCACTCTCTGCGACAACGGCGCCTGGAACGGCACCGGCTTCGCTCTGAAGCAGGGTGTCACGTCAGGCGAAGTCGAGGGATCGCGGGTCTTAGCCTGTGGCAGGCCCGTGACCATCACCGGCGGCCATCTGTGGTACATGGGCGGCGAGGCCGATGGCGTAGGGGTGCAGCACACCGTGCGAGGACTGGTTAAGGAAGGAGCTGACTTTATAAAAGTGGCGGCCACCGGCGGCAGCACCGTCACCAGCAACCCCTACCAGCCTGCCTTCAGCGTGAGGGAACTGTCATATATCGCCTACGAGGGCCATCGGCACGGCAAGCGCGTCGGCGCGCACTGCCGGTGCGTCATGGGCATGAGCCGCGTCCTCGAAGCCGGCCACGACATCATTTACCACGCCTTCTTCGACGGCCCCGACAAGCAGCCCGCCTTCGACGCCAAAGTCGCCAGGTGCATTGCCCAGCAGGGCGTTTGGGTCAACCCGACCTTGCACATTAGCCGCAGCGGCATCTGGGCCCTCGAAAAGAAGGAGAAGGCAGGCGCGTTGACCAGAGAAGAAAAGGCCATGCTTGAACAGCGCCGGAATAATCATCAGACGCGTATAGACCACTGCCGCCGCATGTTGGACGCCGGCGTGAAGATGATCGCCGGGTCGGACTGCGGCTGGGGCCACTACCCCTTCGGCCAGTTCGCCTACGAGCTCGAGTGCATGACTCTTGGCGGCATGACGCCCCTCCAGGCCATCACCTCGGCCACCAGCGACGCCGCCAAGGCCCTGTGTATCGACGCGACCGTCGGCAGCGTGGCGGCGGGGAAGTCGGCGGACCTGCTGGTGGTGGACGGCGACCCGTCGTCAAACATCCTAGACTTGATGAAAGTGAAGGCCGTGTTCAAGGGCGGGGTCAAAGTTTCCGGCTAA